A single region of the Sulfitobacter geojensis genome encodes:
- the ccoP gene encoding cytochrome-c oxidase, cbb3-type subunit III — protein sequence MSDPTDKKPVDELTGTETTGHVWDGIEELNNPLPRWWLWCLYLTIIWGIGYVIAYPAWPMLTKATPGLLGFSTRGEVARDIDTFREASAARDAQLASADLSTLADNVELNRYAVSSGAAVFRNNCSQCHGSGAAGAKGYPNLLDDDWLWGGDHASIAYTVRHGIRNEADEDARYSEMPAFGELLEDGEIPALVEYVRQLAGEEHDAALAGTGEPLFADNCSACHGDTGMGDREQGAPNLTDAIWLYGGDRESLTQTITYSRFGVMPPWGTRLTEAQVQAVAAYVYQLGGGEADTPSN from the coding sequence ATGAGCGACCCAACCGACAAGAAACCCGTCGATGAACTGACCGGCACCGAAACCACCGGCCACGTTTGGGACGGCATCGAAGAACTGAACAACCCGCTGCCGCGCTGGTGGCTGTGGTGCCTGTACCTGACCATCATCTGGGGCATCGGCTATGTGATTGCCTATCCGGCTTGGCCAATGCTGACCAAAGCGACGCCGGGATTGCTGGGCTTTTCCACCCGTGGCGAAGTGGCCCGCGACATTGACACCTTCCGCGAGGCAAGTGCCGCGCGGGATGCGCAGCTGGCCAGCGCCGACCTGAGCACATTGGCCGACAATGTCGAGTTGAACCGCTACGCGGTTTCCTCGGGGGCGGCCGTCTTTCGCAACAATTGTTCGCAGTGCCACGGTTCCGGTGCTGCCGGTGCGAAAGGCTATCCCAACCTCTTGGATGATGACTGGCTTTGGGGCGGTGATCATGCCTCCATCGCCTATACCGTGCGCCACGGCATCCGTAACGAGGCCGACGAAGATGCACGCTATTCCGAAATGCCCGCCTTTGGCGAGCTGCTGGAAGACGGCGAAATTCCGGCACTTGTCGAATATGTCCGCCAATTGGCGGGGGAGGAACACGACGCGGCGCTCGCCGGTACAGGTGAACCGCTGTTTGCCGACAATTGTTCGGCCTGTCACGGGGACACCGGCATGGGGGACCGCGAACAGGGTGCGCCCAACCTGACCGATGCCATCTGGCTATACGGGGGCGACCGCGAGAGCCTGACACAGACCATCACCTATTCGCGCTTTGGCGTCATGCCGCCATGGGGCACCCGCCTGACGGAGGCACAGGTGCAAGCCGTCGCCGCCTATGTTTATCAACTGGGTGGTGGCGAGGCCGATACGCCCAGCAACTAG